One genomic region from Rosa rugosa chromosome 1, drRosRugo1.1, whole genome shotgun sequence encodes:
- the LOC133724476 gene encoding G-type lectin S-receptor-like serine/threonine-protein kinase LECRK1, with translation MHRIMASVGIAILLFSLYSLCEGAQQNNDSSHIGLGSSLFPETRPSSWPSASGQFEFGFYQQGNGFAVGIWLVGVDGNTTVWTANRDDPPLLPSPNNTVQLQLATDGKLVLTSDQGHKKVVIASATNGSVSSASMLDSGNFVLYDENDEMIWESFNHPTDTILGGQTLPAGGQLVSSLSDADHSTGNFHLNMQADGNLVLYPANSENSPIDAYYATDTWRNLTLNLHLNSTDGGLALINTTSSEVYRVISRDIGIISRGSGNDDLAINSVYRATVSVNGVLRVYSHQMDPDKGKLQAPVIMWYKPDDPCDVNGVCGLNSYCTLNDGQPDCLCLPGSDYADLNRRTMGCLRNYSEPVCAAGGKENKTFYDILTMENMAWVDTPDFEATMTMEECKRSCLEDCNCGAALFEQTNCKKQNPPLRYVRRDLQKSNTAFFKVSMLTTSPESKNNGTETKEPFPKNPTTVVIRSKKVIVQILVLTLGLILFSCVALAISGFYIFKIRVLRYKRLTEVNGNLELADEELTMRVFSYNELKRATNGFKQELGKGSFGAVYKGALNRGKKLIAVKRLEKLVEEGEREFRAEMQAIGRTHHKNLVRLLGYSAEDSKRLLVYEYMSNGSLADLLFKAELLPAWDERVRIAVDVARGLLYLHEECKSPIIHCDIKPQNILMDDFWNAKIADFGLAKLLMPDQTRTFTGIRGTRGYLAPEWQKNTPISVKADIYSFGIVLLELVCCRRNLDISVRAEEMVLSTWVYKCFVSRELHKLIVGGEEVKKKSLENMVTVGLWCIQDEPALRPSMKSVVLMLQGITDISIPPCPTTASM, from the coding sequence ATGCATAGGATTATGGCTTCCGTTGGCATTGCTATCCTTCTCTTCTCACTATATTCTCTATGTGAAGGAGCTCAACAAAACAACGATTCTAGCCACATAGGCCTGGGATCTTCACTCTTTCCAGAAACTCGCCCCAGCTCATGGCCTTCTGCCTCTGGCCAGTTCGAATTCGGCTTTTATCAGCAAGGAAATGGTTTTGCTGTTGGAATTTGGTTGGTGGGAGTAGATGGAAACACAACTGTATGGACAGCAAACCGTGATGATCCCCCACTGCTGCCCTCACCAAATAATACAGTGCAGCTGCAGTTAGCCACTGATGGCAAGCTTGTTCTAACGAGTGACCAAGGTCATAAAAAAGTAGTCATCGCAAGTGCAACAAACGGTTCTGTTTCCTCTGCCTCCATGCTTGATTCTGGAAACTTCGTTCTTTACGACGAAAACGATGAAATGATCTGGGAGAGTTTCAATCATCCTACTGATACTATCCTGGGTGGTCAGACTCTGCCGGCTGGGGGTCAATTAGTCTCCAGTTTGTCCGATGCTGACCACTCAACAGGAAATTTTCATCTCAACATGCAGGCTGACGGAAACCTTGTTCTCTACCCAGCAAACTCTGAAAACTCTCCGATAGATGCCTACTATGCTACAGATACTTGGAGGAACTTGACGCTTAACCTCCATCTTAACAGTACAGATGGCGGTCTTGCTCTAATCAACACCACCAGCTCGGAAGTTTACAGGGTCATCAGTAGGGATATTGGCATCATCAGTAGGGGTAGTGGTAATGATGATCTAGCCATTAACAGTGTATATCGGGCAACTGTTAGTGTGAACGGAGTTTTACGGGTGTATTCTCATCAGATGGATCCTGACAAAGGCAAACTCCAAGCACCTGTTATTATGTGGTACAAACCAGATGATCCTTGCGATGTTAATGGCGTGTGTGGCCTTAACAGCTATTGCACACTCAATGATGGCCAACCAGACTGTCTTTGCCTTCCTGGATCAGATTACGCTGACCTCAACCGCAGGACTATGGGTTGCTTGAGAAACTATTCAGAACCAGTGTGTGCAGCCGGCGGGAAAGAGAACAAAACCTTTTATGACATACTCACCATGGAAAATATGGCCTGGGTAGATACTCCTGACTTTGAAGCCACAATGACCATGGAAGAATGCAAGAGGTCTTGTCTAGAGGACTGCAATTGCGGAGCAGCTCTGTTCGAGCAGACAAATTGTAAGAAACAGAATCCACCACTCAGATATGTGAGAAGAGATCTGCAGAAATCCAACACAGCTTTCTTCAAGGTAAGCATGTTAACAACAAGTCCTGAAAGCAAGAATAATGGAACTGAAACTAAAGAACCATTTCCAAAGAATCCCACTACGGTTGTTATCAGAAGCAAGAAAGTCATTGTGCAAATTCTTGTTTTAACCTTAGGTCTCATCCTCTTCTCATGTGTTGCGCTTGCAATATCTGGATTTTACATTTTCAAAATTCGAGTTCTGAGGTACAAAAGGCTGACAGAGGTTAATGGGAATCTGGAGCTGGCTGATGAGGAACTCACTATGAGAGTTTTTTCATACAACGAGCTGAAAAGGGCTACAAATGGTTTCAAGCAAGAATTGGGGAAGGGCTCCTTTGGAGCAGTTTACAAAGGGGCTCTAAATAGAGGGAAAAAACTCATTGCAGTGAAAAGACTAGAGAAGTTGGTGGAAGaaggtgagcgggagtttcgagcGGAGATGCAAGCAATTGGAAGAACTCATCACAAGAACTTAGTTCGATTGCTGGGTTACTCTGCTGAGGACTCGAAAAGGCTCCTGGTCTATGAATATATGAGCAATGGCTCCCTTGCAGATCTTCTTTTCAAGGCAGAATTGCTTCCAGCTTGGGATGAAAGAGTGAGAATTGCAGTTGATGTCGCAAGAGGTCTCCTCTATCTACATGAAGAGTGCAAGTCCCCTATCATTCATTGCGACATAAAGCCTCAAAACATTCTGATGGATGATTTTTGGAATGCAAAAATAGCTGATTTTGGACTTGCAAAACTGCTAATGCCGGATCAAACAAGGACCTTCACAGGGATAAGAGGGACAAGAGGGTATTTGGCACCGGAATGGCAAAAGAACACTCCAATCTCAGTGAAGGCAGATATCTACAGTTTTGGTATAGTGCTTCTTGAACTTGTGTGTTGCAGGAGGAACTTGGACATCAGTGTTAGAGCAGAGGAGATGGTTCTTTCTACTTGGGTTTATAAGTGCTTTGTCAGTAGAGAGCTGCATAAGCTTATTGTGGGTGGCGAAGAAGTGAAAAAGAAGAGCTTGGAGAATATGGTTACGGTGGGATTATGGTGTATACAAGATGAACCAGCTCTGCGTCCATCAATGAAGTCTGTAGTATTGATGTTACAAGGCATTACTGATATATCTATCCCTCCCTGTCCAACCACTGCTTCTATGTGA
- the LOC133728397 gene encoding G-type lectin S-receptor-like serine/threonine-protein kinase LECRK4 has translation MASSSVMVIFLLSTVLIISIIPNVKAQRNHSKSNLISLGSSLSPHVNDLSISSWLSSSGRFAFGFYPQGNGFAVGIQLLNPPQNTVVWTANRDDPPVSPNSTLKLTRDGLLLRSEGGQEIRITNGSSLLETKAISNASTAAAAMLDSGNFVLYNETFFVIWKSFVFPTDTILAGQDLQMSMGLVSSASVADHSSGRFSLKMQNGNLAAYPPNSSSAYWSIMTTSYRLSLNLSGFLVLNSQISQYSRLSTPTTQVLANSSYHQPQDNQTTIYRATLDVDGNFRLYLHNFLMSGSSEGAVMAIWSALQHPCDVQGICGFNSYCEVVMQKKAAEVECKCYPGFVYHNASQKSLGCYHNFTVDGCTGNEEPRLRYKVEALDNASWNNHPYLVTPIRNKEDCSDSCLGDCNCWAVLYTDADCRKYKLPLLYGKTTSSISSKGFFKVLLPRNMDGMPNNFPELPKSPTVTESKNNSLILILAITLGSIAFLCFVFAISSFTIYKHRVHRYEKLLKHSSLALADQEYFTLQSFSYAELERATDGFKEEIGRGTFGAVYKGTLSGGSSNKTVAVKRLEKVVDEGVREFIAEITTIGRTHHRNLIQLLGFCIEGSRKLLVYEYMSNGSLADLIFKAKSVHSSWKERVRLIFDVAKGVLYLHDECSVHIIHSNLKPQNVLLDHTWTAKISDFGLARLVPNETKINSTGGEGGGAGTVEQVRRGYLAPEWQKNALISVKADIYSFGIVLLEIVCCRRNIEVNVSIPDEIILSSWVSKCFAAGELDKLVEEDENVDLKTLERMVKVGLWCVQDDPALRPFMKNVILMLEGTMDIPVPPCPELPSLV, from the coding sequence atggcttcttcttctgtaATGGTTATATTCTTACTCAGTACTGTTTTGATTATCTCGATCATACCCAATGTAAAAGCTCAAAGAAACCACTCCAAATCCAATTTAATCAGCCTGGGCTCCTCTCTATCCCCCCATGTTAATGACCTCAGTATTTCTTCATGGCTGTCATCTTCTGGCCGTTTCGCCTTCGGTTTCTACCCACAAGGCAACGGCTTTGCTGTTGGTATACAGCTTCTTAATCCACCACAAAACACAGTTGTGTGGACTGCAAATCGAGATGACCCCCCTGTCTCTCCAAACTCTACACTGAAACTAACAAGAGACGGTCTCTTGCTTCGGTCAGAGGGAGGCCAAGAAATACGTATTACTAATGGCTCAAGTTTACTTGAAACTAAGGCGATATCAAATGCATCAACTGCAGCTGCAGCTATGCTTGATTCCGGAAACTTTGTGCTGTATAATGAGACGTTTTTTGTCATATGGAAGAGCTTTGTTTTCCCAACTGATACAATACTGGCAGGACAAGATTTGCAGATGTCCATGGGTCTGGTATCTAGTGCATCTGTCGCAGACCACTCCAGCGGGCGATTTTCCCTGAAGATGCAGAATGGAAACCTTGCAGCCTACCCGCCAAACAGTTCTTCTGCTTATTGGTCTATTATGACCACTAGTTACCGACTTAGTCTCAACCTATCAGGCTTTCTCGTTTTGAATAGCCAAATAAGCCAATACAGCCGTCTGAGTACTCCGACCACTCAGGTCTTGGCAAACAGCTCGTACCATCAGCCACAAGACAATCAAACCACAATCTATCGAGCAACACTTGATGTCGATGGGAATTTCAGATTGTACTTGCATAACTTTCTGATGTCCGGTAGTTCAGAGGGAGCTGTAATGGCTATTTGGTCAGCTTTGCAACATCCATGCGACGTCCAAGGCATTTGTGGCTTCAACAGTTATTGTGAAGTAGTCATGCAAAAGAAAGCAGCTGAAGTTGAGTGCAAATGTTACCCTGGATTTGTTTACCACAACGCCAGTCAGAAGTCTCTGGGGTGCTATCATAATTTCACTGTAGACGGCTGCACCGGAAATGAAGAGCCACGGCTGCGGTACAAGGTAGAGGCCTTGGACAATGCATCGTGGAATAATCATCCTTATTTAGTGACACCTATTCGAAACAAGGAAGATTGCAGTGACTCTTGCCTGGGAGACTGCAATTGTTGGGCTGTGCTATATACAGATGCTGATTGCAGAAAATACAAGCTTCCACTTTTATATGGCAAAACAACTTCAAGTATATCCTCTAAGGGTTTCTTCAAAGTGCTTCTACCGAGAAATATGGATGGCATGCCAAACAATTTTCCCGAACTACCCAAAAGCCCGACGGTAACTGAAAGCAAGAATAATAGTCTAATTCTAATTCTTGCCATCACTCTGGGTTCCATTGCATTCTTGTGTTTTGTCTTTGCCATCTCGAGTTTCACCATATACAAGCACCGAGTTCATAGGTACGAGAAGCTCTTGAAACATTCGAGTTTGGCATTAGCTGATCAAGAGTACTTCACTTTACAATCGTTTTCTTATGCTGAGCTCGAAAGAGCAACAGATGGCTTCAAGGAAGAGATAGGAAGGGGTACTTTCGGAGCTGTTTATAAAGGAACTCTATCCGGGGGCAGCTCTAACAAAACTGTTGCTGTTAAAAGACTGGAGAAAGTGGTTGATGAAGGAGTAAGGGAATTTATAGCTGAAATTACCACCATTGGACGAACTCACCACAGAAACTTAATTCAGTTGCTTGGTTTCTGTATTGAGGGTTCTCGGAAGCTTCTTGTTTATGAATACATGAGCAACGGCTCACTTGCGGATCTTATCTTTAAGGCCAAAAGTGTGCACTCATCTTGGAAAGAAAGGGTAAGACTTATATTCGATGTGGCTAAAGGGGTCCTCTATTTACATGACGAATGCAGTGTCCATATCATTCATTCCAATTTGAAACCCCAAAACGTACTCTTGGATCATACTTGGACGGCTAAGATATCTGATTTCGGTTTGGCCAGGCTGGTGCCaaatgaaacaaaaatcaactctactggaggagaaggaggaggagcgGGAACAGTCGAACAGGTGAGAAGAGGTTACTTGGCGCCTGAATGGCAGAAGAATGCTCTCATATCTGTAAAAGCTGATATCTACAGTTTTGGTATTGTGCTTTTAGAGATTGTATGTTGTAGAAGAAACATAGAAGTAAATGTTTCAATACCAGATGAGATAATTCTTTCGAGTTGGGTCAGTAAATGCTTTGCTGCTGGAGAATTAGATAAGCTTGTGGAGGAAGATGAAAATGTAGATTTGAAGACCCTAGAAAGAATGGTGAAAGTGGGGTTGTGGTGCGTTCAAGATGATCCAGCTTTGCGTCCTTTCATGAAGAATGTAATCTTGATGTTGGAAGGGACAATGGACATACCAGTTCCACCATGTCCAGAGCTTCCCTCTCTTGTTTGA
- the LOC133708670 gene encoding secreted RxLR effector protein 161-like, which yields MSKIPYASAIGSLMYAMLCTRPDISYGVSITSRYQSNPGLEHWNAVKNILKYLRRTKDLFLVYGGGDLQSELQVEAYTDSDFQSDVNDRKSTSGFVFTLNGGAVNWRSCKQSVTADSTTEAEYIAAAEAAKEAVWMKKFITELDVVPTIESPIPLYCDNNGAIAQAKEPRSHQKSKHIERRFHIIREIVNRGDVNILKVASVDNISDPFTKPLSQAKLEQHLEKMGVRFMADWV from the coding sequence atgagcaagatcccatatgcatctgcaatagggagcctcatgtatgcgatgctatgcacaagacctgatatcagttatggcgtaagcataactagtcgatatcagtccaatccaggtttagaacactggaatgctgttaagaatatccttaagtacttgagaaggactaaagatttattcctcgtttatggaggtggtgatttgcaatcagagttgcaagtggaagcatacacagactcagattttcaatctgatgtgaatgacagaaaatccacatcagggtttgtcttcaccttgaatggaggtgcagtaaattggagaagctgcaaacaaagcgttactgcagattccactactgaggcagaatacattgcagctgcagaggctgcaaaggaagcagtttggatgaaaaagttcatcactgaacttgatgttgttcctaccattgagtcaccgattccactttactgtgacaacaatggggcaattgctcaagccaaggaaccaaggtctcatcaaaaatccaaacacatcgaaagacgtttccatatcataagggagattgttaatcgtggagacgttaacattctcaaagtagcatctgttgataacatatcagatccattcactaagcctttatcacaagcaaagctagaacaacatcttgagaagatgggtgtacgtttcatggctgattgggtttag
- the LOC133725371 gene encoding uncharacterized protein LOC133725371, with protein sequence MRSTIIADNITPEDMKARAMIFIRKHMEEALKVEYLAEEDPRSLWVALEERFNHQRAIYLPEARHDWQNIRFQDFKTVNEYNSEICRIRSLLKFCGEELTEADLLEKTFSTFPPSCMVLQQQYRERNFARFSELITILLLAEKNNNLLLRNDQARPTGTRAIPLPEANTIAHHENNRGRRNRGRGRGRRSERPRHGRRNGPRNGPYDRDHPGNGPRGRGGRGQGPRGGNRNGQVRQAQIRENPGPARRPQNQHNLCYRCGGTDHWSRTCRATDEEIGEYHARRGTREANLVEESVPMDTTLEITDFQAANGYIED encoded by the coding sequence atgagatcaacGATTATTGCTGACAACATCACCCCTGAAGACATGAAGGCAAGGGCTATGATTTTCATCAGGAAACATATGGAAGAAGCACTCAAGGTGGAATATTTAGCTGAAGAAGACCCACGatctctttgggtcgctctagaagagcgatTCAACCACCAAAGGGCCATCTACTTGCCGGAAGCAAGGCACGATTGGCAGAACATACGTTTCCAAGATTTCAAGACTGTCAATGAGTATAACTCTGAAATCTGCCGGATTCGGTCACTCCTAAAATTCTGTGGAGAAGAGCTCACAGAAGCCGACCTACTGGAGAAAACTTTCTCCACCTTCCCACCTTCCTGTATGGTCCTGCAGCAACAATACAGGGAAAGAAACTTTGCTAGATTCTCCGAATTAATCACCATCCTGTTGCTCGCTGAAAAGAACAACAACCTACTTCTGAGGAATGATCAAGCAAGGCCCACCGGTACTAGAGCAATTCCTTTGCCTGAAGCAAATACTATTGCCCATCACGAAAATAATCGTGGAAGGAGGAACCGGGGCCGTGGAAGGGGAAGAAGGTCTGAACGTCCAAGGCATGGAAGGAGAAATGGGCCCAGAAATGGCCCATATGATCGTGACCACCCAGGCAATGGCCCAAGGGGTCGAGGAGGACGTggacaaggcccacgtggtggaAACCGAAATGGCCAAGTCCGACAAGCTCAAATTAGAGAGAACCCTGGTCCGGCCCGTCGCCCTCAAAATCAGCATAATCTATGTTATAGATGTGGAGGCACTGACcattggtcccgcacctgtcgtGCAACAGATGAAGAGATAGGAGAGTATCACGCCAGACGCGGAACTCGAGAGGCCAACCTTGTGGAAGAGTCAGTCCCTATGGATACCACCTTGGAGATTACTGATTTCCAAGCAGCCAATGGATACATCGAGGATTGA